A single genomic interval of Dyella sp. GSA-30 harbors:
- a CDS encoding parallel beta-helix domain-containing protein: MRKWTLTVAVAAALAACGGNQPSGTADSASEDFQAKLQQQLLDAKPGSVIDIPAGHYHLNRGLSLRTDGITIRGAGMDKTVLSFKGQVVGPEGLLVNANDFTIENLALEDTKGDALKINQGKNITIRGVRVEWTGGPQTTNGAYGLYPVKTQNVLIENSTVIGASDAGIYVGQSNNIVVRNNRAEQNVAGIEIENSVNADVYGNTATKNTGGILVFNMPNLSQAGHSTRVYKNTVLDNNTDNFAAKGAAVASVPRGSGVVINSNDKVEIFDNDIGDHKTANVIISSYFSTNYYNTRGVAADYNPYPKGIYVYDNRFKNGGDAPDGMKLKVLKTAVYGMNGRFPDVLWDGYVDSKTLVNGLPPDGDRICIQGANGVLNADGPNDYKNPITDTKAYQCTLPKLPPVALDPAPKA, translated from the coding sequence ATGCGCAAGTGGACATTGACCGTCGCGGTTGCCGCGGCGCTGGCCGCGTGTGGCGGCAATCAGCCCTCGGGCACGGCCGATTCGGCCAGCGAGGACTTCCAGGCCAAGCTGCAGCAACAGCTGCTCGACGCCAAGCCTGGGAGCGTGATCGATATCCCGGCCGGGCACTATCACTTGAACCGCGGCCTCAGCCTGCGCACCGATGGCATCACCATTCGCGGTGCCGGCATGGACAAGACCGTGCTGTCGTTCAAGGGACAGGTGGTCGGTCCCGAAGGCCTGCTGGTGAATGCCAACGATTTCACCATCGAGAATCTCGCCCTGGAAGACACCAAGGGCGATGCGCTGAAGATCAACCAGGGCAAGAACATCACCATCCGCGGTGTGCGCGTGGAATGGACCGGCGGACCGCAGACCACCAACGGTGCGTACGGCCTGTACCCGGTCAAGACGCAGAACGTGCTGATCGAAAACTCCACCGTGATCGGCGCATCCGACGCCGGCATCTACGTCGGGCAGTCCAACAACATTGTCGTGCGCAACAACCGCGCCGAACAGAACGTCGCCGGTATCGAGATCGAAAACTCGGTCAATGCCGATGTCTATGGCAATACCGCGACGAAGAATACCGGCGGCATCCTGGTCTTCAATATGCCCAACCTGTCGCAAGCAGGGCACAGTACGCGCGTCTACAAGAACACGGTGCTCGACAACAACACCGATAACTTCGCCGCCAAGGGCGCGGCGGTCGCCAGCGTGCCGCGCGGCTCGGGCGTGGTAATCAATTCGAACGACAAGGTCGAGATCTTCGACAACGACATCGGCGACCACAAGACCGCCAACGTGATCATCTCCAGTTATTTTTCGACCAATTACTACAACACACGCGGCGTGGCGGCCGACTACAACCCCTATCCCAAGGGCATCTACGTCTACGACAACCGCTTCAAGAACGGCGGCGACGCGCCCGACGGCATGAAGCTGAAGGTGCTCAAGACCGCCGTCTACGGCATGAACGGCCGGTTCCCCGACGTGTTGTGGGATGGCTACGTCGACAGCAAGACGCTGGTCAACGGCCTGCCACCCGATGGCGATCGCATCTGCATCCAGGGCGCCAACGGTGTGCTCAATGCCGACGGCCCGAACGACTACAAGAATCCGATCACCGATACGAAAGCCTATCAGTGCACGCTGCCGAAGCTGCCGCCGGTCGCGCTCGATCCGGCACCGAAGGCGTGA
- a CDS encoding AraC family transcriptional regulator, with translation MAQAIRSITPSHRALDESDPRYLVADISPNVPVYLVERARRLGIDCNSWFAGLGLQRTQLFDPSLRISYRQARTLVRRAIAAFNEPSLGLVIGCEETVGSFGLLGLAMMTSRSFGDAMRVGIENHRLCGSLMDVDFTVVDAHTVAVCAWPRFGEIELLPFLSEELFSSSLMFARELVGPQLLPLGLELSYAAPANAADYERVFQCEVRFGCAHNRILVDAKWLEFPLPGYNPLTARQSLALCTQQLRNRDANDEIVTSVERLLRSRLNQHPRLIEVAQTLHLSERSLRRRLAESGRIFREIHDRVRAERALELLQGGALSVAEIGTEIGFSDPREFRRAFKRWTGMSPQQAKRTVA, from the coding sequence ATGGCTCAGGCCATTCGTAGCATCACGCCGTCGCATCGGGCGCTGGACGAAAGCGACCCGCGCTATCTCGTTGCCGATATCTCGCCCAACGTGCCGGTGTACCTGGTCGAGCGTGCGCGTCGTCTCGGCATCGACTGCAACAGCTGGTTCGCCGGTCTCGGCTTGCAGCGCACGCAGCTGTTCGATCCCTCCCTGCGCATTTCCTATCGGCAGGCACGCACGCTGGTCCGGCGCGCAATAGCCGCTTTCAACGAACCCAGTTTAGGACTGGTGATCGGCTGCGAAGAAACCGTCGGCAGTTTCGGCTTGCTGGGACTGGCGATGATGACCTCGCGCAGCTTCGGCGATGCAATGCGCGTAGGCATCGAAAACCATCGGCTATGCGGCAGCCTGATGGATGTGGACTTTACCGTGGTCGATGCCCATACCGTGGCGGTTTGCGCGTGGCCGCGTTTCGGCGAAATCGAATTGTTGCCATTCCTCAGCGAGGAGCTGTTTTCCAGTTCGCTGATGTTTGCCCGCGAGCTGGTCGGCCCGCAATTGCTGCCGCTGGGACTGGAGTTGAGCTACGCCGCTCCGGCCAATGCCGCCGACTATGAGCGTGTGTTCCAGTGCGAAGTCCGCTTCGGCTGTGCCCACAACCGCATCCTGGTCGACGCCAAGTGGCTCGAGTTTCCGCTGCCGGGCTACAACCCGCTGACCGCGCGCCAATCGTTGGCGCTGTGCACGCAGCAGTTGCGTAACCGCGATGCCAACGACGAGATCGTGACCTCGGTCGAGCGCCTGTTGCGCAGCCGCCTGAACCAGCATCCGCGCCTGATCGAAGTCGCGCAGACCTTGCACCTGAGCGAGCGATCGCTGCGCCGGCGCCTGGCCGAAAGTGGACGCATCTTCCGCGAGATCCACGACCGCGTGCGTGCCGAACGGGCCCTGGAATTGCTCCAGGGCGGTGCATTGAGCGTGGCGGAAATCGGCACCGAGATCGGCTTCAGCGATCCGCGCGAGTTCCGCCGCGCGTTCAAGCGCTGGACCGGCATGTCGCCGCAGCAGGCCAAGCGCACGGTGGCGTAA
- a CDS encoding phosphatase PAP2 family protein, protein MQIQSFSRHITVLAALLALSGCATTPTPAPMDAKGKPVGYLAPSELPDTTRILPAAPVKGSARYEADRQVFLETRKLEGTPRWVLATDDVDLSVPAMLKHFSCAMDADLQAEKLPRLTALLERADRDADESTRAPKQANKRLRPFLIDEGNICQPKERLAKSYDYPSGHTTWGWTAGLIMAQLAPDRASELDLRARAFADSRVVCGAHNLSATQAGAINGAVVFNALQAVPAYRADLAAARSELDAYRKSGPKPDGQKCEAERALIVAAPY, encoded by the coding sequence ATGCAAATCCAATCTTTTTCGCGGCATATCACGGTGTTGGCTGCTTTGCTGGCCTTGAGTGGCTGCGCGACTACGCCAACCCCGGCACCGATGGATGCCAAGGGCAAGCCGGTGGGATATCTCGCGCCCAGCGAGCTCCCGGACACCACCCGGATTCTCCCGGCTGCGCCGGTCAAGGGTTCGGCCCGGTACGAGGCGGACCGCCAGGTTTTCCTCGAAACCCGCAAGCTCGAGGGCACGCCGCGCTGGGTGCTGGCGACTGACGACGTCGATCTGTCGGTGCCGGCCATGCTCAAGCATTTCAGCTGTGCCATGGATGCCGATCTGCAGGCCGAGAAACTGCCGCGCCTGACTGCACTGCTGGAGCGTGCCGATCGCGATGCCGACGAAAGTACGCGTGCGCCGAAACAGGCCAACAAGCGGCTGCGTCCGTTTCTGATCGACGAAGGCAATATCTGCCAGCCGAAGGAACGCCTGGCCAAGAGCTATGACTATCCGTCGGGCCACACGACCTGGGGTTGGACCGCTGGTTTGATCATGGCGCAGCTGGCGCCCGACCGCGCCAGCGAGCTGGATCTGCGTGCACGCGCGTTTGCCGACAGCCGTGTGGTCTGCGGTGCACACAATCTCAGTGCGACGCAGGCGGGCGCAATCAACGGTGCGGTGGTGTTCAACGCGTTGCAGGCCGTGCCCGCGTATCGAGCAGACCTGGCTGCGGCACGGAGCGAGCTGGATGCGTATCGCAAGAGTGGGCCGAAGCCGGATGGGCAGAAGTGTGAGGCGGAGCGGGCGTTGATTGTGGCTGCGCCGTATTGA
- a CDS encoding HutD family protein, with protein MSSILRERDCPSVAWKNGQGRTRQLAVYPADAGSDAFLWRVSVAEVDSAAPFSSFPGIDRQIALLRGAGFIMTLDKQQRHALTGPFEPFAFPGEADVEVELVDGATRDFNLMLRRGKVTGRIDVLRGGSHVVERDVVLLYCAAGQCATPDGVLSIGDSWLVPSGNTVLILSSDDVVLAVTAASTSVPEDK; from the coding sequence ATGTCGTCCATTCTGCGCGAGCGTGATTGTCCGAGTGTGGCCTGGAAGAATGGCCAAGGTCGTACGCGACAGTTGGCGGTTTATCCGGCCGATGCTGGTAGCGATGCGTTTCTGTGGCGCGTCAGCGTGGCCGAGGTGGATAGCGCGGCGCCGTTTTCGAGCTTTCCCGGTATCGATCGGCAGATTGCGCTGCTGCGCGGTGCAGGCTTCATCATGACGCTCGACAAGCAGCAGCGTCATGCGCTGACGGGGCCGTTCGAACCCTTCGCGTTTCCTGGCGAGGCAGATGTCGAGGTGGAACTGGTCGACGGCGCGACGCGGGATTTCAACCTGATGTTGCGGCGGGGGAAGGTGACTGGGCGGATCGATGTGCTGCGTGGCGGTTCGCATGTTGTCGAACGCGACGTGGTCTTGCTTTATTGCGCGGCAGGTCAATGCGCTACGCCTGATGGTGTTCTGTCGATCGGCGACAGTTGGTTGGTTCCAAGCGGTAATACCGTGCTGATCTTATCAAGTGACGACGTAGTGCTTGCCGTCACTGCAGCCTCCACAAGCGTCCCCGAAGATAAGTGA
- the dinG gene encoding ATP-dependent DNA helicase DinG, whose protein sequence is MLTDDTKEAIRAAYTRLKEGLPGFRARASQGKMIAEVAKALAEAGGAAVIEAPTGTGKSMAYLIAGVEVARAQKKKLLIATATVALQEQLVQRDIPLYLKLLGIESKVALAKGRGRYLCPRNLLMAANSVNDSGQMGLAGFDADLALWSKPPQERDKQALSKLRTAYDDGSWNGDIDTAPQPVSDFIRPMITTSAGGCTGRRCGQFMVCPFFAARRAVADAEIIVANQDLVLADLTMPREEDGFGGVILPKPDDTLYIFDEGHHVPAKAIDRGAADVHLQIAVRQLSRLGRQIHAAYSLADKEVIGKLSLDAGDEKLQALSDALEELEKDIRLAWLPSPDDDEPMYRGSLGQLPESWVAHAGMLSLLTGEVQRWIGAVRRTILEMTEGGPTHEAISRELGMALERIERQARTWGAWSSDDREGSPPLARWVTMSVDQQLICHASSVSAGGLLRSILWDNASAVVMTSATLSAGGNFRGFADAVGLPNDAVTLSLPSPFDLAAQARLEVPALRSLPDAREEHTQEITDWLADNLDWDAGNLVLFTSRVKLDRVLQKLPIEYVRKVRAQGSLGKAQLVAEHIADIEAGKGSTLFGLASFGEGLDLPGKLCETVVITQLPFAVPTDPVGATYAEWLESRGRNPFIEVTVPEATRLLTQYCGRLIRTETDRGRIVLLDRRVVVKRYGERMLRALPPFERVIERV, encoded by the coding sequence ATGCTGACCGACGACACCAAGGAAGCCATCCGCGCCGCCTATACCCGCCTGAAAGAGGGGTTGCCGGGCTTTCGTGCGCGCGCTTCGCAGGGAAAGATGATCGCCGAGGTCGCCAAGGCCCTGGCCGAAGCCGGGGGCGCCGCCGTGATCGAGGCCCCGACCGGTACCGGCAAATCGATGGCTTATCTGATTGCCGGCGTGGAAGTGGCCAGGGCGCAGAAAAAGAAGCTGCTGATCGCCACGGCTACGGTCGCGTTGCAGGAGCAGTTGGTACAGCGCGATATCCCGCTGTATCTGAAATTGCTCGGCATCGAATCCAAGGTGGCGCTGGCCAAGGGTCGTGGACGCTACCTGTGTCCGCGCAACCTGCTGATGGCCGCCAACAGCGTCAACGACAGCGGCCAGATGGGCCTGGCCGGTTTCGACGCCGATCTTGCGCTGTGGTCCAAGCCGCCGCAGGAACGCGACAAGCAGGCATTGAGCAAGCTGCGTACGGCTTACGACGACGGTAGCTGGAACGGCGATATCGATACCGCGCCGCAACCGGTCAGTGACTTTATCCGCCCGATGATCACCACCAGCGCCGGCGGTTGCACCGGCCGGCGCTGCGGACAATTCATGGTGTGCCCGTTTTTTGCTGCGCGCCGCGCGGTGGCCGATGCCGAGATCATCGTCGCGAACCAGGATCTGGTGCTGGCCGACCTGACCATGCCGCGCGAGGAAGACGGCTTTGGCGGCGTGATCCTGCCCAAGCCGGACGACACGCTGTATATCTTCGACGAAGGCCATCATGTGCCGGCCAAGGCGATCGACCGCGGTGCGGCCGATGTGCACCTGCAGATCGCCGTACGCCAGTTGAGCCGGCTGGGTCGGCAGATCCATGCGGCCTATTCGCTGGCGGACAAGGAAGTCATCGGCAAGCTGTCGCTCGATGCCGGCGATGAAAAATTGCAGGCGCTGAGCGACGCGCTGGAAGAGCTGGAGAAAGACATCCGCCTCGCCTGGCTGCCATCGCCGGACGACGACGAACCGATGTATCGCGGCTCGCTCGGGCAACTCCCGGAGTCGTGGGTGGCGCATGCAGGCATGCTGTCGCTATTGACCGGCGAAGTGCAGCGCTGGATCGGCGCGGTTCGCCGCACGATCCTGGAAATGACCGAAGGCGGCCCGACGCACGAAGCGATCTCGCGCGAGCTGGGCATGGCGCTGGAACGCATCGAACGCCAAGCGCGTACCTGGGGCGCGTGGTCGAGCGACGATCGCGAAGGCTCGCCGCCGCTCGCGCGCTGGGTCACCATGAGTGTCGACCAACAGCTGATCTGCCATGCCTCGTCGGTCTCCGCCGGCGGGCTGCTGCGCAGCATTCTGTGGGACAACGCCAGCGCCGTGGTCATGACCTCGGCCACGCTGAGCGCTGGCGGCAATTTCCGTGGCTTTGCCGATGCGGTGGGACTGCCCAACGATGCGGTCACCTTGAGCCTGCCCTCGCCGTTCGACCTGGCGGCGCAAGCGCGTTTGGAAGTACCGGCATTGCGCTCGCTGCCGGATGCGCGCGAAGAACATACCCAGGAAATCACCGACTGGCTGGCCGACAACCTGGATTGGGATGCCGGCAACCTGGTGCTTTTCACCTCGCGCGTGAAACTGGATCGGGTGCTGCAGAAACTGCCAATCGAATATGTGCGCAAGGTGCGTGCGCAAGGCTCGCTCGGCAAGGCACAGCTGGTTGCCGAACATATCGCCGATATCGAGGCCGGCAAGGGCAGCACCTTGTTTGGGCTGGCCTCGTTTGGCGAAGGCCTCGATCTCCCCGGCAAGCTTTGCGAGACGGTCGTCATTACTCAGTTGCCCTTCGCCGTGCCCACCGACCCGGTGGGTGCCACTTATGCCGAATGGCTGGAGTCGCGTGGACGCAATCCGTTTATCGAAGTGACGGTACCGGAAGCGACGCGTTTGCTGACCCAGTATTGCGGCCGCCTCATCCGCACCGAAACCGATCGCGGCCGCATCGTGCTGCTGGATCGGCGCGTGGTGGTGAAGCGTTATGGCGAGCGCATGCTGCGTGCGTTGCCGCCGTTCGAGCGCGTGATCGAGCGCGTGTAG
- a CDS encoding DsbA family oxidoreductase, whose protein sequence is MSEAKSLKIDYVSDVVCPWCAVGLNSLKLALDKLGGEITADIHFQPFELNPQMVPEGENVVEHIAHKYGSTPAQVAQNQEALRERGAAVGFTFNLDKRDRIYNTFDAHRLLHWAELEGKQAALKQALLEAYFTQGENVSARDVLARTAASVGLDEAEARQVLDENRYADEVREKERFYQSQGIHSVPSIIINERYLIQGGQPPEVFEQTLRKIAAETA, encoded by the coding sequence ATGTCCGAAGCCAAATCCCTCAAAATCGACTACGTCTCCGACGTCGTCTGCCCCTGGTGCGCCGTGGGCCTGAATTCGTTAAAGCTTGCGCTGGACAAGCTCGGCGGTGAGATAACCGCGGATATCCATTTCCAGCCGTTCGAGCTGAACCCGCAGATGGTTCCCGAAGGCGAAAACGTCGTTGAACATATCGCGCACAAGTACGGCAGCACGCCGGCGCAGGTCGCCCAGAACCAGGAAGCGCTGCGCGAGCGCGGTGCAGCGGTGGGCTTTACCTTCAACCTGGACAAGCGCGATCGCATCTACAACACCTTCGATGCGCATCGGTTGCTGCACTGGGCCGAACTGGAAGGCAAGCAGGCCGCCCTGAAGCAGGCGCTGCTCGAAGCGTATTTCACGCAGGGCGAGAATGTGAGCGCGCGTGATGTGCTGGCGCGTACGGCCGCGTCGGTGGGCCTGGACGAAGCAGAGGCCAGGCAGGTGCTCGACGAGAATCGCTATGCCGACGAAGTCCGCGAGAAGGAACGGTTCTACCAGTCGCAGGGCATCCATTCGGTGCCCTCGATCATCATCAACGAGCGCTATCTGATCCAGGGCGGCCAGCCGCCGGAAGTGTTCGAGCAGACTCTGCGCAAGATCGCCGCGGAAACCGCCTGA
- a CDS encoding TonB-dependent receptor: protein MKLIGACIQTRNVLAFACMAALGNTAGFAQEAAGDGENSKKTTELQAITVTGSRISNPNIVSPTPVSVISAADIKATGAVNVGDVLTTLPQLATSFTMGNSTQYIGTAGLSLQDLRNLGPDRTLVLVNGRRFIGGSAGSTAVDVNMIPANWIERVEIITGGASAVYGADAVTGVVNFILKKDYTGAQLNVQYGTSEHGGFNKGLVSLTGGMNFAQNRGNIAFSVEHSEQSSLEFGDRFGNKSYSTIQTPGGPTDSVLYPNAGSYSITEGGTFSLGRATDIHQRYVFNPDGSVRQQRFGGLYDTSGRCTDCDRLDVNQVQLLQPQFGRTTVSAVGGFDITPEQHLYFEGTYNHANVKAYRQPAFGSGGSAYVITRDNAFISPSLAALMDANGLDSINVSRFDTDAGRRGEDTTRDTFRTVIGANGTITGDWQYDASLNYGETRETRYNLNNRINDRFYASIDAVRDANGSIVCRSSLDPNSINPNTGDVLNPIALGGGCVPTSIFGAGAINPQAAQWFNTTTTTKSKLTQFVGGGSIVNNNLFQMPGDAGSASIAAGVEFRRETSRQNTDPLDVQGLTFLNAIPSSGGAYDVKEGYIETALPLLAGRPFAQNLTFDAAVRFSDYSTVGHTKAWRWGLDWSISDSVRLRGTMSSAVRAPNIGELYSGQTQNFFSITDPCSAPQLRNGPNPAVRAANCQALGIPAGWVSSNSATINGVSGSNPDLKPEVGRTWTAGIVLTPSFIDRLGFSADYWNIRLNNAISAPSGQATAEQCVDAPGGIGNVYCGNALRDPATNELTYISSTNQNISSLSTSGIDFGAYYTHGIGPGSMRWRLDATRVISYAQRPFQDNPDIVYQNNGVLGYPKWKAVLSANYSVHDWVFNWNMRYFTSMLRVDNESYRSNPTQTTPIRAGAGFFNDVRASYDFKGGWQLYGGITNVFDRNPPVNLFGTGFGSALYDSIGRAYYAGFNYKF from the coding sequence TTGAAACTCATTGGAGCCTGTATCCAGACCCGCAATGTCCTGGCCTTCGCGTGCATGGCAGCCCTGGGCAATACCGCCGGCTTTGCGCAAGAGGCAGCAGGTGATGGCGAAAATTCGAAGAAGACGACCGAGCTGCAGGCAATCACCGTCACCGGCTCGCGCATCTCCAATCCGAATATCGTGTCGCCCACGCCGGTCAGCGTCATTTCCGCAGCCGATATCAAAGCTACTGGCGCAGTGAATGTCGGCGATGTGCTCACGACGCTGCCGCAGTTGGCTACGTCTTTCACCATGGGCAACTCGACCCAATACATCGGGACGGCCGGACTGAGCTTGCAAGATTTGCGTAACCTCGGACCGGACCGCACCCTGGTGCTGGTCAATGGACGTCGCTTCATTGGAGGAAGCGCCGGCAGCACGGCTGTCGACGTGAACATGATTCCCGCGAACTGGATCGAACGCGTGGAAATCATCACGGGTGGCGCATCGGCGGTCTATGGCGCCGACGCGGTCACCGGCGTGGTGAACTTCATCCTCAAGAAGGACTACACCGGCGCCCAGCTCAACGTGCAGTACGGCACCTCCGAGCATGGCGGCTTCAACAAAGGCCTGGTGTCCCTGACCGGCGGCATGAACTTCGCTCAGAACCGCGGCAATATTGCCTTTTCGGTCGAACATAGTGAGCAAAGCTCGCTCGAATTCGGCGACCGTTTTGGCAATAAATCGTATTCGACGATACAGACACCCGGTGGCCCGACCGATTCGGTGCTTTATCCCAACGCTGGCAGCTACAGTATTACCGAAGGCGGCACATTCTCTTTGGGCAGGGCCACCGACATCCATCAGCGTTATGTGTTCAACCCTGATGGAAGCGTGCGCCAACAGCGATTCGGTGGTCTTTACGACACCAGCGGACGATGCACCGACTGCGACCGCCTGGATGTCAATCAAGTTCAACTGCTGCAGCCGCAGTTCGGTCGCACGACGGTAAGCGCCGTTGGCGGCTTCGACATCACGCCCGAACAACACCTCTATTTCGAGGGCACCTACAACCACGCGAACGTCAAGGCATACCGCCAGCCGGCGTTCGGCAGCGGCGGTAGCGCATATGTCATTACCCGCGACAATGCATTCATCTCACCGAGTCTTGCCGCACTCATGGATGCCAACGGCCTGGACAGCATCAATGTGTCGCGATTCGACACCGACGCCGGCCGCCGCGGGGAAGATACGACCCGCGATACTTTCCGTACCGTCATCGGCGCGAACGGAACCATCACCGGTGACTGGCAGTACGACGCTTCGCTCAATTACGGCGAAACGCGCGAAACACGCTATAACCTCAACAATCGCATCAACGATCGCTTCTACGCGTCCATCGATGCGGTCAGGGACGCCAACGGAAGTATCGTTTGCCGATCATCGCTCGACCCCAACTCCATCAACCCCAATACCGGTGACGTGCTCAATCCCATTGCGCTCGGCGGAGGCTGCGTGCCTACCAGCATCTTCGGTGCAGGCGCGATCAACCCGCAAGCGGCCCAGTGGTTCAACACCACTACCACCACGAAGTCGAAGCTGACCCAGTTTGTCGGTGGCGGCAGCATCGTCAACAACAACCTGTTCCAGATGCCTGGAGATGCCGGCTCCGCAAGCATCGCGGCCGGCGTGGAATTTCGCCGCGAGACGAGCCGCCAGAATACGGACCCGCTTGACGTTCAGGGCCTGACTTTTCTCAATGCGATTCCGTCATCCGGTGGCGCTTATGACGTCAAGGAAGGCTACATCGAAACCGCGCTGCCGTTGCTTGCCGGTCGTCCGTTTGCCCAGAACCTGACATTCGACGCTGCCGTGCGCTTCTCTGATTACAGCACCGTCGGGCACACGAAAGCCTGGCGCTGGGGCCTGGATTGGTCGATCAGCGATTCGGTACGTTTGCGTGGCACCATGTCCAGCGCGGTGCGCGCGCCCAACATCGGAGAGCTTTACAGCGGACAAACGCAGAACTTCTTCAGCATCACCGATCCCTGCTCCGCGCCACAGCTTAGGAATGGTCCGAACCCCGCCGTGCGCGCAGCCAACTGCCAGGCGCTTGGCATACCGGCGGGCTGGGTTTCTTCCAATTCCGCCACGATCAACGGCGTATCGGGAAGCAACCCGGATCTCAAGCCGGAAGTCGGACGCACCTGGACCGCCGGCATCGTGCTGACGCCTTCATTCATCGACCGCCTCGGCTTTTCCGCCGACTACTGGAACATCAGGCTCAACAACGCTATTTCCGCCCCCAGCGGCCAGGCAACCGCCGAGCAATGCGTGGATGCGCCAGGGGGCATCGGCAATGTTTATTGCGGCAATGCATTGCGCGATCCGGCGACCAACGAACTTACGTACATCAGTTCCACGAATCAGAATATTTCGTCGCTGAGCACGTCAGGCATCGATTTTGGCGCGTACTACACGCACGGCATAGGGCCAGGCAGCATGCGCTGGCGCCTGGATGCCACTCGTGTCATTTCCTATGCGCAGCGTCCATTCCAGGACAATCCGGACATCGTGTACCAGAACAATGGCGTACTGGGCTATCCGAAATGGAAGGCCGTACTGAGCGCCAATTACAGCGTCCATGACTGGGTGTTCAACTGGAACATGCGTTATTTCACCTCGATGCTTCGCGTGGACAACGAAAGCTACCGCTCCAACCCGACGCAAACCACGCCTATCCGCGCCGGCGCCGGATTCTTCAATGACGTTCGTGCCAGCTACGATTTCAAAGGCGGCTGGCAGCTCTACGGCGGCATTACGAACGTATTCGATCGCAACCCACCGGTGAATCTGTTTGGCACAGGGTTTGGGTCCGCTCTTTACGACTCCATTGGCCGCGCTTACTACGCAGGCTTTAACTACAAGTTTTAA
- a CDS encoding DUF1993 domain-containing protein translates to MTLSMYQASVPVFLRALTNLSHVLKKGEAHTSARSVSEDVILQTRLIPDMLPLARQVQIATDMAKNGVARLAGAELLKFEDNETTFEQLQARIERAIDYIKTFKPEQVDGSETRQVTIKTRNGDQTFEGDAYLLHFVLPNLFFHCTTAYAILRVAGADLGKSDFIGKA, encoded by the coding sequence ATGACCTTATCGATGTACCAAGCGTCCGTTCCCGTCTTCCTGCGCGCGCTCACCAACCTCAGCCATGTGTTGAAAAAGGGTGAGGCACACACGAGTGCGCGCAGCGTGAGCGAAGACGTGATCCTGCAGACGCGCCTGATCCCCGACATGTTGCCGCTGGCCCGCCAGGTTCAGATCGCCACCGACATGGCCAAGAATGGCGTCGCCCGCCTTGCCGGCGCCGAGCTGCTGAAATTCGAAGACAACGAAACCACCTTCGAACAGCTGCAGGCACGCATCGAGCGCGCCATCGATTACATCAAGACGTTCAAGCCCGAACAGGTCGACGGCAGCGAAACCCGCCAGGTCACTATCAAGACGCGCAATGGCGACCAGACTTTCGAGGGCGACGCCTACCTGCTGCACTTCGTGTTGCCGAATCTGTTTTTCCACTGTACGACCGCGTATGCGATCTTGCGTGTAGCAGGCGCGGATCTTGGCAAGAGTGATTTCATCGGCAAGGCGTAA